Below is a window of Pseudomonas eucalypticola DNA.
CGGCTACTCGGACATTGGCAGCGCCCTGAGCGCGCTGCTGCCCGCGGTGACCTTCCCGCGCTTCAACCAGGGCGCCGCCGGCCTGCAGCGGCCGTTCATCCTGCGCGGGCTGTCGCCCAACCAGGTGGTGGTGCTGGTGGACGGGGTGCGTTACCACACCTCCGCCACCGTCAACCTCAACAGTGACCTGGCCCGCGGCTCGGCGCCTGTTGACGTGGCGTCGATCCCGACGTCGGCCATTGACCACATCGAGGTGCTCACCGACGGCGCCTCGGCCCAGTACGGCTCCGACGCCATCGCCGGGGTGGTCAACATTATCCTCAAGCACGGTGCCACCCCTGGCGCCAACAGTATCGAAGCCGAGTTCGGCAAGACCAAGGAAGGCGACGGTATCCACCGCAGCCTGGCAGGCAGCTACGGCCTGGACATCGGCACCGACGAACACCCCGGCTGGGCACGGTTCTCGTTCAATGCAGCGAACCTCGACGGCACCAACCGCGCCCAGTTCGGCGACCAGAACGCCCAGACCGCGGCGGCCGATGGTGGCTATGCCTACCAGAACCGCGGCGATTCACCGGAAACCGACTACCAGGGCGCGCTGAACTTCCATTACCAGCTGTCCCCGGACATCACCACTTACGGGAACGTGATTCTGGGCCAGCGTGAAGAAACCACCTACGGTAACTACCGCACCCAGAACAACAGCCGCAACATCAAGGCCATCTACCCCAACGGCTATCTACCCGAACAGGTGGTGACCAGCAACGACCTGCAGACCACCCTGGGCTTCAAGGGCCACAACGCCGCCGACTGGGACTGGAAAACCTACGCCAGCTACGGCGAGAACGAGGTGAAACTCAACGCCTGGAACACCCTCAACGTTTCCTACTACAACAGTTACGGCTACAGCCCTACCCACTTCTACCTGGGTAAATACACCTCCACCGACGCCCAGGTGGGCACCGAATGGAGCAAGGAATTCAAGCTAGGCTTTCTGCCCAACCCGTTGTCCTTCACCTGGGGCGCCGGCGTGCACCGCGAGGGCTACAAGATCGGGGCCGGCGAGCCGTCGTCCTATTACGCGCTCAACGGCTCGGCGGCTGGTGCGCAGATCCGCACCGGTACCACCCCGGACCAGACCGGCAGTTGGAGCCGCGACAGCCTGAACACCTTCGTGGACCTGGAAACCGACCTCACCGACAAGCTGTCCGTAGGGCTGGCGGGGCGTTACGAGGACTACAACGAAGGCGTGGGTTCCACCTCTTCGGGCAAGCTCTCGCTGCGCTACCAGTTGACCAATACCCTGGCCCTGCGCGGCACCCTGTCCAATGGTTTCCGCGCCCCGTCCCTGGCTCAACAGCATTACCAGTCCATCAACACCAGCATCGTCAACCAGCAGTTGACCCAGTCGGGCACCTACGCGGTGGACAGCGCCGCCGCGCGCGCCCTGGGCGCACAGGACCTGAAGCCGGAGAAATCCAATAACCTGAGCCTGGGCCTGGTGTGGTCGCCGACCCAGGACTGGGACCTGACCGTCGACGCTTACCAGATCACCATCGACAACCAGATCCTCTATTCCGACAAGATCCTGATGCCTACCGGTTCCGCCCTGTCCGACTACTTCAACGGTACCGTGCCGGGCCAGCAGGTGACCGCCGCGCAGTTCTTCGTCAACGCGGCCAAGACCCAGACCCGCGGCATCGACCTGGTCAGCAGCCACCGTTTCGACCTGCAGGAATTCGGCAAGCTGAACCTGTCGGCCAGCGCCAACTACAACAAGACCCGGGTGCTGTCGATCAACAACAGCAACAGTGTGCTCAGCCAGTACTCGCCCTCGTCCCAGCTGTTCGGGCCGGGTAGCCAGAGCCTGCTGACCGACGCCACACCACGCACCAAGTACTCGCTGACCGCCGACTGGAGCTATGACCGCTGGAGCGTGATGGTCAACCAGACTCGCTATGGCGCCGTGACCCGCTCGCCCTCCTCCTACCCCTACGCGGCCGGGATCGAGCCACAGCGCTATGCCGCACGCTGGATCACCAACGCGTCGGTCAGCTACCGCCTGGGCAACTGGACCCTCACCGCCGGAGCCGACAACCTGTTCGACCAGTACCCCAGCAAAGTCAAATCCAGCAACGACCAGTACCTGCGCAACGAGCTACCCTACGACACCGGCCTGTCGCCCTACGGCGCCAATGGTGCGTTCTACTATACCAAGCTGAACTACACGTTCTGACCCCACCGGGGGTGGTGGCCAAGCCGCCGCCCCCGCCGACGAGATTGCCCGCATGACTCACGATTTTGACCGCCTGTGGGACCGCTACCACACCGGTAGCCGCAAATGGGCGCAGTACGGTCCGCAGGTGCTGCCCCTGTGGCTGGCCGACATGGACTTCGCCGTGGCGCCAGCCATTGTCCAGGCCCTGGGCGAACGCCTGCAGCATCCGCTGCTGGGCTACAGCGTGGCCCAGGACGAGCTGCGCCAGACCCTGGTTCGCCACATGGCCCAGGCCTATGACTGGACCATCGACGCCCAGGACCTGGTGTTCCTGCCTGGCGTCGAACCCGGCATCAGCATGGCCCTCAAGGGCCTGGTGGCTCCGGGCGCGGGGGTGGTGGTGCAAACCCCCAACCATCAGCCGCTGCTGTCGTCCCCCGGGTATTGGCAACAGACGCCGGTGCAACTGCCATTCGAAGCCGACGGTAGCGTCGACCCGGCGCGCCTGGCCAGCGCCACCCGCGGCGCCGGCGCGTTCCTGCTGAGCAACCCGCACAACCCGCTGGGCAAGGTCTTCGAGCGCGCTGAGTTGCACGCCATCGCCGACGCCTGCGTGGCCAACGACCTGGTGCTGATCAGCGACGAGATCCATGCCGACATCCTCTTCGACGGCCGTCGGCATACCCCCATCGCCGCCCTGGGGCCGCAGATCGCCCGGCGCACGGTCACCCTGATGTCAGCCAGCAAGGCCTACAACATTGCCGGGCTGAAGACCGCCTTCGCGATCATCCAGGACCCCGAGCTGCGCCAGCGCTTCAACGCCAGCCGCCAAGGCATGGTCGACAGCGTCAACGTGCTGGGCCTGGTGGCCACCCAGGCCGCCTACGCCCAGGCCGGCGACTGGTTGCAACAGGCCAATGCCTACCTGCAAGGCAACCGTGACTTCCTCGTCGCACAACTGGCCCGGTGCTTTCCCGGCATCCACTTGCACAGCCCCCAGGGCACCTTCCTGGCCTGGCTCGATTGCCGGGCGCTGGAGCTGGGTAACCCGCAGCAGTTCTTCCTGCAGCAGGCCAAGGTTGCCCTCAGTGACGGCCGGGACTTCGGCCCAGCCGGCGCTGGCTTCGTGCGGCTGAATTTCGGCTGCCCGCGGGCCCTGCTCGCCGAGGGCCTGGACCGCCTGCAGGCCAGCCTGCAGGGCCGCTGAATGAACGCCCCTGCCCCGTTGCTGCAGGTCAGCGACCTGCACACCTGCTTCCACAGCCGTCGCGGTCCCCTCACCGTGGTGGCCGGGGTCGACCTGGCCGTGTACCCTGGCGAAGTGGTGGCGCTGCTGGGTGAGTCCGGCTGCGGCAAGAGCGCCACTGCGTTGTCGCTGATGGGCCTGATCCCACTCCGCAGCGGCCAGGTGAGCCAGGGCCAGATCCTGTTCAATGGCCAGGATTTGCGCCAACTGCGCCGTCGCCAGCTCGACGAGGTGCGCGGTCGCGACCTGGCGATGATTTTTCAGGACCCCATGAGCGCCCTCAACCCGGTGCTTAGCATCGGCCGGCAACTGCGCGAAACCCTGTGCCGGCACCTGCCGCTGGATGCCCGGGAGGCCGACCAGGAGGCTTTGCGCTTGCTCGCGGAGGTGGGCATTCCCCACCCCGCCGATTGCCTCAAGGCCTACCCTCACCAATTGTCCGGCGGCCTGTGCCAGCGGGTAATGATTGCCATGGCCGTCAGTTGCAACCCGCGCCTGCTGATCGCCGATGAGCCCACCACCGCCCTGGACGTGACCGTGCAGCGCCAGGTCATGCACCTGCTGGACGGCCTGCGCCGGCGCCGGGCCATGGCGTTGCTGTTGATTACCCATGACCTGGGGGTGGTGGCCCAGTATGCCGACCGGGCCCTGGTGATGTACCTGGGCCAAGTGGTTGAACAGGGCCCGGTGCAACGGCTGTTCGAACGCCCGGCCCACCCCTACACCCGTGCCCTGCTGGCGTCGATGCCCGACATCGATGCCAGCCCCGCACGCCTCCCGGGCCTGGCCGGGCAGGTGCCCGACCTGCACCAGCGCCCGGTGGGCTGCGCCTTCGCCGCGCGCTGCGGCCACGCCGATGACCGCTGTCGGGCCGAACGCCCGGCGCTGGCCGCGCTGACGGCCACGCGCCAGGTGCGCTGCTGGCACCCCTTGACCGAGTCCGCCTGATGAGCAATCCCCCCCTGTTGCAGGTCCGCAACCTGCGTAAACACTACACGCGCCCAAGCCGTGGCTGGCTGGCGCCCCCCGTGCACCACCGGGTGGTCGACGGCCTGGACTTCGACCTGGGGGCCGGCGAGACCCTGGGCCTGGTGGGCGAGTCAGGATGTGGCAAATCCACCACCGGCAAACTGGTGATGCGCCTCACACCCGCCAATGGCGGCCAGGTACACCTGGACGGCGTCGATCTGCTGGGCCTGCCACTGAAACAGTTCAACGCCTGGCGCCCGCAGTTGCAGATGGTGTTCCAGGACCCCGGCGGCTCGCTGAATCCGGTCTATACCGTAGCCCAGTCCCTGGAAGAACCACTCAAGGTGCATGCTCCGCACCTGAGCGCCAGCGATCGCCGCGACCGGGTGGCCGAGTTGCTGCAGCAGGTCGGCCTGGCCAGCAGCCACGGGCTACGCTACCCCCATGAGTTTTCCGGTGGCCAGCGCCAACGCATCGCCATTGCCCGCGCCCTGGCCCTGCAACCGCGAGTGATCGTGGCCGATGAGCCCGTGTCGGCACTGGATGTGTCGGTACAGGCCCAGGTGCTCAACCTCATGCAGGACCTCAAGGAACGCCACGGCCTGGCCTACCTGTTCATCGCCCACGACCTGGCGGTGGTACGGCACATGAGCCAGCGGGTCGCAGTGATGTACCGCGGCCGTATCGTCGAGAGCGCCCCGTGCGAGGCGTTGTACCGCACGCCCCTGCACCCCTATACCCGCTTGCTGCTGGAGTCGGTGCCCCGGCTGCGGGGAACGCCGACCACCGCCGTCGTGGCGATGCCCCAGGTACCGAGCGGGCCGGAGGCCTGCGCCTTTCACGACCGCTGCCCACGGCGCACCGCCCGCTGCGCCGAAGCCGCCCCGCTACTGCGCGAGGCAGCGCCGGCCCATAGCGTGGCGTGCCACCACCTGTGATCAGCCGGCGTTGACCACCACGCGGAAACCGTTGCCACGCCAGTAACCCTCAGGTTCCAGGCTGCCACGGTAGGTGCAGCAGGCCTTCCACGCCGGGCTGGAGAAACAGCCGCCGCGCAGTACCCGGCGCACCTCGGCCGGGGCATCCGGGGCTTCGCGGCCATCTTCCGCGTAAGGGTAGGCAAACCGGGGCGTGGCCATGTCCTCGCCCCACAACGTGGTAGTCCATTCCCAGACCTGCCCGCACAAGTCATCGCAGCCCCACGGCGAACGGCCAGCGGGGAACAGCCCCACCGCGCAAGTATCGTTGAGCGCCGCTTCTTCGCCATTGCCATGGTCGGGTGCCCAAGGGCCAGCCCAGGGATAGACATCGGCCTCTACCGACTCGGGCTGCGGGCCGCGGGCCGCGTATTCCCACTGCGGCTCACTGGGCAGGCACACCGTGTCGGTGGCAGCGATACGCCCTTGCGCCCGCCACTGCGCCGTCAACCAGGCGCAGTAGGCCATGGCGTCATGCCAGGTCAGGTCGACGGCCGGGGCATTGGCGCGCTCAGGCAAGCGGCCCTGCTCGCTGCGCCAGGGGCGGCCGGTGGCGGCGACAAAAGCCAGGTAATCCCGGTTGCACACCGGGGAGCGGCCGATCCTGTACGCGGCCATGGGCATCTGGCTCACCGGGGCCGAGTTGGCATGGCGCAGCGAGCCCAGGGTCAGGGTGCCCGCGGGCACTTCGACCAGTGCCTGCAAGTCGCGTGGGTCGCCCCAGCGCGCCAGCCATTGGGCAGCACTGACCCGCGACGCCAGGGGCTCGCGAGCGGTTTCAACCATGACCCGCAGCGCTGCCAGCAGCGTCTGGCGCGCAGCTGCCGAGGGTGCTGGCACCTGCTGGTGCAAGGCGCAGGCCAGCAACAACCCGGCCGCGCCGGCGGCAGGCAAGGCGCTGATCAGGTCATCAACCGGCACACCGGCCCTCAACCGCTCCTGGGCCAGATACAGCAGCGGCTCGGCCCAGCGCTGTGGTTCGCGGCGCAGGTGTGCGGCCAACACCGGGCCATCAGCCCCACGCCAGCGCCCCACCGAGAGCAGGTCCTGAACGTAGCGGCTGCGCAGCAGAGTGGTATCGCCAGCGGCCCGGGCGCCACGTTCGGCCAGGGCCAGTTCGCCAGGCGCGTCGCCCACCCCCAGCGCCAGGGCAAACGCTGCCGGCCGCGACAGCAGATGGGCGTCGCCGCGGGCCGCGAAGGATTCGGCCAGGGCCGGCCAGCGCTGGGCGATGAACGCCCGGCGCTGCTCGGCCTGCAATGGCAACAACCCGTGCCGTTGCCACTGCGCCGCCAACCCCCACTCGCGGCACGGCTCGCTGCGGCCCAGCAACAGCATGCGCAGCCGCGGAAAAGCCATCACATAAGGGGCTGCCTGGTTGAAGAACGTCTCGGCTTGCCAATGTTCTGCGCCGTCGATGATCAAGGTAACGGTGTACCCGGCCTCCAGGGCCGCCAGCGCCAGGCCACCCTCCTCGGCCAGCAGGCTGCTCAGCGTCACGGGGGCAGTGACCTGGTGGTACACCGGCAACACCGCCTCATCCCTCGCCAGATGGCGGAGCAGATGCCGGGCAAGGGTGCTCTTGCCACTCCCGGCCGGGCCGTGCAACAGCAACAGCGGCGCCTCGTCCACCAGTTGCGCGGCGCTGAAGTACA
It encodes the following:
- a CDS encoding TonB-dependent receptor plug domain-containing protein; the encoded protein is MKPTGSGLSRTTTLGLLLCAINNPAAALAAQASSDDSTSSADTQLQKVVVTGTRQTGRTVAESLAPIQVISSKELQSSGYSDIGSALSALLPAVTFPRFNQGAAGLQRPFILRGLSPNQVVVLVDGVRYHTSATVNLNSDLARGSAPVDVASIPTSAIDHIEVLTDGASAQYGSDAIAGVVNIILKHGATPGANSIEAEFGKTKEGDGIHRSLAGSYGLDIGTDEHPGWARFSFNAANLDGTNRAQFGDQNAQTAAADGGYAYQNRGDSPETDYQGALNFHYQLSPDITTYGNVILGQREETTYGNYRTQNNSRNIKAIYPNGYLPEQVVTSNDLQTTLGFKGHNAADWDWKTYASYGENEVKLNAWNTLNVSYYNSYGYSPTHFYLGKYTSTDAQVGTEWSKEFKLGFLPNPLSFTWGAGVHREGYKIGAGEPSSYYALNGSAAGAQIRTGTTPDQTGSWSRDSLNTFVDLETDLTDKLSVGLAGRYEDYNEGVGSTSSGKLSLRYQLTNTLALRGTLSNGFRAPSLAQQHYQSINTSIVNQQLTQSGTYAVDSAAARALGAQDLKPEKSNNLSLGLVWSPTQDWDLTVDAYQITIDNQILYSDKILMPTGSALSDYFNGTVPGQQVTAAQFFVNAAKTQTRGIDLVSSHRFDLQEFGKLNLSASANYNKTRVLSINNSNSVLSQYSPSSQLFGPGSQSLLTDATPRTKYSLTADWSYDRWSVMVNQTRYGAVTRSPSSYPYAAGIEPQRYAARWITNASVSYRLGNWTLTAGADNLFDQYPSKVKSSNDQYLRNELPYDTGLSPYGANGAFYYTKLNYTF
- a CDS encoding MalY/PatB family protein — protein: MTHDFDRLWDRYHTGSRKWAQYGPQVLPLWLADMDFAVAPAIVQALGERLQHPLLGYSVAQDELRQTLVRHMAQAYDWTIDAQDLVFLPGVEPGISMALKGLVAPGAGVVVQTPNHQPLLSSPGYWQQTPVQLPFEADGSVDPARLASATRGAGAFLLSNPHNPLGKVFERAELHAIADACVANDLVLISDEIHADILFDGRRHTPIAALGPQIARRTVTLMSASKAYNIAGLKTAFAIIQDPELRQRFNASRQGMVDSVNVLGLVATQAAYAQAGDWLQQANAYLQGNRDFLVAQLARCFPGIHLHSPQGTFLAWLDCRALELGNPQQFFLQQAKVALSDGRDFGPAGAGFVRLNFGCPRALLAEGLDRLQASLQGR
- a CDS encoding ABC transporter ATP-binding protein encodes the protein MNAPAPLLQVSDLHTCFHSRRGPLTVVAGVDLAVYPGEVVALLGESGCGKSATALSLMGLIPLRSGQVSQGQILFNGQDLRQLRRRQLDEVRGRDLAMIFQDPMSALNPVLSIGRQLRETLCRHLPLDAREADQEALRLLAEVGIPHPADCLKAYPHQLSGGLCQRVMIAMAVSCNPRLLIADEPTTALDVTVQRQVMHLLDGLRRRRAMALLLITHDLGVVAQYADRALVMYLGQVVEQGPVQRLFERPAHPYTRALLASMPDIDASPARLPGLAGQVPDLHQRPVGCAFAARCGHADDRCRAERPALAALTATRQVRCWHPLTESA
- a CDS encoding ABC transporter ATP-binding protein — protein: MSNPPLLQVRNLRKHYTRPSRGWLAPPVHHRVVDGLDFDLGAGETLGLVGESGCGKSTTGKLVMRLTPANGGQVHLDGVDLLGLPLKQFNAWRPQLQMVFQDPGGSLNPVYTVAQSLEEPLKVHAPHLSASDRRDRVAELLQQVGLASSHGLRYPHEFSGGQRQRIAIARALALQPRVIVADEPVSALDVSVQAQVLNLMQDLKERHGLAYLFIAHDLAVVRHMSQRVAVMYRGRIVESAPCEALYRTPLHPYTRLLLESVPRLRGTPTTAVVAMPQVPSGPEACAFHDRCPRRTARCAEAAPLLREAAPAHSVACHHL
- a CDS encoding formylglycine-generating enzyme family protein produces the protein MNLAQRLCLWRARCQARGADEALYRVAGQPVALADGYVPLLLDYTHEDRAAKGLRAFVADQQKGPPVYFSAAQLVDEAPLLLLHGPAGSGKSTLARHLLRHLARDEAVLPVYHQVTAPVTLSSLLAEEGGLALAALEAGYTVTLIIDGAEHWQAETFFNQAAPYVMAFPRLRMLLLGRSEPCREWGLAAQWQRHGLLPLQAEQRRAFIAQRWPALAESFAARGDAHLLSRPAAFALALGVGDAPGELALAERGARAAGDTTLLRSRYVQDLLSVGRWRGADGPVLAAHLRREPQRWAEPLLYLAQERLRAGVPVDDLISALPAAGAAGLLLACALHQQVPAPSAAARQTLLAALRVMVETAREPLASRVSAAQWLARWGDPRDLQALVEVPAGTLTLGSLRHANSAPVSQMPMAAYRIGRSPVCNRDYLAFVAATGRPWRSEQGRLPERANAPAVDLTWHDAMAYCAWLTAQWRAQGRIAATDTVCLPSEPQWEYAARGPQPESVEADVYPWAGPWAPDHGNGEEAALNDTCAVGLFPAGRSPWGCDDLCGQVWEWTTTLWGEDMATPRFAYPYAEDGREAPDAPAEVRRVLRGGCFSSPAWKACCTYRGSLEPEGYWRGNGFRVVVNAG